A single region of the Camelus ferus isolate YT-003-E chromosome 2, BCGSAC_Cfer_1.0, whole genome shotgun sequence genome encodes:
- the CXCL13 gene encoding C-X-C motif chemokine 13 has protein sequence MRFTLGFLLLLLLVCSLSPVHGVLETLNTDLKCRCMRETIKSYPIRFIQKLQISPPGNGCPKKEIIAWTKSKSIVCLDPKAKWIQTLIWRMLQRRNASSTSPVPVVKKRAT, from the exons ATGAGGTTCACCCTGGGATTTCTGCTTCTCCTGCTGCTGGTCTGCAGCCTCTCTCCAGTCCATG GTGTTTTGGAGACCCTTAACACAGACTTAAAGTGTAGATGCATGCGAGAGACCATTAAATCCTACCCTATCCGCTTCATCCAAAAGCTTCAAATCTCACCCCCTGGGAATGGatgtccaaaaaaagaaataat agcctggaCAAAGTCTAAGTCAATTGTCTGCTTGGATCCTAAAGCCAAATGGATACAGACACTAATATGGAGAATGTTACAGAG AAGAAATGCTTCCTCAACTTCACCAGTTCCAGTGGTTAAGAAAAGGGCTACCTGA